The uncultured Fibrobacter sp. genomic interval CTATTCCCCGGAGCAGCCCTACTTTTACGACTACCTGACTGGGCGTGAACTGCTCAAGTTCTATGGCAGGCTCGTGGGGCTCGAAGGTTCCTTACTCGATTCCCGCATTCATTGGGCGCTCGAGCTTTTGCATGCCGACAAGGACTGGATTGACAGGCGCCTGCGCTCGTATTCCAAGGGAATGATGCAACGCGTGGGCATTGCCCAGGCCGTCCTTGCCAAGCCGAAACTCCTGATTTTGGACGAACCGATGAGCGGGCTTGACCCGATGGGCCGCCGCGATGTGCGTGAGGCCATCCAGGAGCTCAACCGTGATGGGGTCACGATTTTCTATTCCAGCCACCTTCTCAGCGATGTGGAATCGATCAGCCACCGCGTGGCGATGATTGTCGACGGAAAAATTGTCCGCGAAGGCAGTGTCGACGAGATTACCGAATCCTGCGGGGTGGAGTATCACGTGCGCACGCGCGCGGCGATACTCCAGAACGACCTCCCCGAGGGCGTCGCCCCGACGGGGCACCCGCAGGAGTGGGTGTGCGTTGACGATGCCGCCCGCGACCGCCTGCTTGCCTTCTGCCTCTCGAACGGGATTGCTGTTGAGAAGATGGACCACAAACGGCCGAGCCTCGAAGATATTTT includes:
- a CDS encoding ABC transporter ATP-binding protein gives rise to the protein MGDYMIQIEHLHKTYRSGFLMKPKLALKDVSFNVESGQVYGFIGPNGAGKSTTIKVLTGLLNFDSGKVLVNGISPRDVKSRRFIGYSPEQPYFYDYLTGRELLKFYGRLVGLEGSLLDSRIHWALELLHADKDWIDRRLRSYSKGMMQRVGIAQAVLAKPKLLILDEPMSGLDPMGRRDVREAIQELNRDGVTIFYSSHLLSDVESISHRVAMIVDGKIVREGSVDEITESCGVEYHVRTRAAILQNDLPEGVAPTGHPQEWVCVDDAARDRLLAFCLSNGIAVEKMDHKRPSLEDILTEEIARADA